From Rudanella lutea DSM 19387, a single genomic window includes:
- the murB gene encoding UDP-N-acetylmuramate dehydrogenase: MLNVQSNVSLKPYNTFGIHANARYWAEIQDPADLQTLLHLNEYVAVPKLILGGGSNLLLTGDVEGMVIRMNIQGIELVRQDERHYWVKAGAGVNWHEFVMYCVKRGYAGLENLSLIPGTVGAAPMQNIGAYGVEIEQVFESLEALNRQTGEIRTFTHAECQFGYRESVFKHELRDQYIITSVTFQLDKTPTFHTTYGAIAETLAEMGVTDETLSIKAVSDAVIRIRRSKLPDPAEIGNAGSFFKNPEIPKEQFEALRQEWPDMPGYPLADTDRVKVPAGWLIERCGWKGYRTGDAGVHARQALVLVNYGKATGHEILALAHEVQRSVGEKFGISINPEVNLF, translated from the coding sequence ATGCTGAACGTTCAAAGTAACGTTTCTCTGAAACCCTACAATACATTTGGTATTCATGCCAATGCCCGCTACTGGGCCGAAATTCAGGACCCGGCTGATTTGCAAACGCTGCTGCACCTGAACGAGTACGTTGCCGTGCCGAAGCTGATTCTGGGCGGAGGGAGTAACCTGCTGCTGACGGGCGACGTTGAGGGTATGGTCATCCGGATGAATATTCAGGGAATTGAACTGGTGCGTCAGGATGAACGCCATTACTGGGTGAAAGCCGGGGCGGGGGTCAACTGGCACGAGTTTGTGATGTACTGCGTGAAGCGCGGGTATGCGGGGCTCGAAAATCTGTCGTTGATTCCGGGCACGGTGGGGGCCGCCCCCATGCAAAATATTGGGGCCTATGGTGTCGAGATTGAGCAGGTATTTGAGTCGTTGGAAGCGCTGAACCGGCAAACGGGTGAGATTCGCACGTTTACCCACGCCGAGTGTCAGTTCGGATACCGCGAGAGCGTGTTCAAGCACGAGCTGAGAGATCAATACATTATCACGAGCGTGACGTTTCAACTCGATAAAACGCCCACGTTTCATACCACGTACGGGGCCATTGCCGAAACCCTGGCCGAGATGGGCGTTACCGACGAGACGCTGTCGATCAAGGCTGTTTCCGATGCCGTGATTCGTATTCGGCGAAGTAAGCTACCTGACCCGGCCGAGATCGGCAATGCTGGCAGCTTCTTCAAAAATCCTGAAATTCCGAAAGAACAGTTTGAGGCACTGCGCCAGGAGTGGCCGGATATGCCGGGCTACCCTCTGGCCGATACCGACCGGGTAAAGGTGCCGGCTGGCTGGCTAATTGAACGCTGTGGCTGGAAGGGCTACCGAACCGGCGATGCGGGCGTACACGCACGACAGGCGCTGGTGCTGGTCAACTACGGAAAAGCCACCGGCCACGAAATTCTGGCTCTGGCGCATGAAGTACAGCGCTCTGTGGGCGAAAAATTCGGTATCTCGATCAACCCAGAGGTCAATCTGTTCTAA
- a CDS encoding acyltransferase family protein: MIAQAAPAVRQTERFLSLDVFRGVVMVFLMTEATLELPKLAEFYPDSAFWQFIGYQTSHELWIGCRAWDLIQPSFMFMVGVAVPFSIASRLAKGAPMRELWAHTWRRTAILILLGIFLRSMGRDLTYFTFEDVITQIGLGYPLLFWLAFQSERVQWAALAVILVGYWALFAFYPLANAELLTEYGVVEGSKYEPLTGFMAHWNIHVNPANYFDQWFLNLFPRAKPFIINRGGYQTLSFIPSLGTMLMGLRAGQLLQSNRDLGTKIRTLLIWGIGAVVLGLVLHYASVCPIVKRIWTPTWTLFSGGLVLLMLAFFVWLIESRQWKKGNFWFVVVGANSMAAYLTHWTIHGWMVDNVRTHVGPVIGGLSAGVQHAIIGGLAFWAAWYLMVWLYRRKLFVRI, from the coding sequence ATGATTGCACAAGCTGCTCCCGCTGTCAGGCAAACCGAACGCTTCCTCTCGCTGGATGTATTTCGGGGTGTGGTGATGGTGTTTCTGATGACCGAGGCTACCCTCGAACTGCCTAAGCTGGCCGAATTTTACCCCGATAGTGCGTTCTGGCAATTTATTGGCTACCAGACCTCGCACGAACTCTGGATCGGCTGCCGGGCCTGGGACCTCATTCAGCCTTCGTTTATGTTTATGGTGGGGGTAGCGGTTCCGTTTTCGATTGCCTCCCGGCTGGCTAAAGGTGCCCCAATGCGTGAGCTGTGGGCGCATACCTGGCGACGTACCGCCATCCTGATTCTGCTCGGGATTTTTCTGCGGTCGATGGGCCGTGATCTGACGTACTTCACCTTCGAGGATGTCATTACCCAGATTGGACTCGGATACCCGCTGCTGTTCTGGCTCGCGTTTCAGTCGGAGCGGGTGCAGTGGGCCGCGCTGGCCGTGATTCTGGTCGGTTATTGGGCCTTGTTTGCTTTCTATCCGTTGGCCAACGCCGAGTTACTGACGGAATACGGCGTGGTAGAGGGCAGCAAGTACGAGCCGCTGACGGGTTTTATGGCGCACTGGAATATCCACGTGAACCCGGCCAACTATTTCGATCAGTGGTTTCTGAACCTCTTTCCACGCGCCAAACCATTTATTATCAACCGGGGTGGCTACCAAACCCTGAGCTTTATTCCGTCGTTGGGTACCATGCTGATGGGCCTGCGGGCTGGGCAACTGCTTCAGAGTAACCGCGACTTAGGTACCAAAATTCGGACGTTGCTGATCTGGGGCATTGGTGCCGTGGTGCTGGGGCTGGTGTTGCACTACGCATCGGTTTGCCCGATTGTTAAGCGCATCTGGACACCCACCTGGACCTTGTTTAGTGGGGGGCTGGTGTTACTCATGCTGGCCTTTTTTGTGTGGCTGATCGAAAGTCGGCAGTGGAAAAAGGGCAACTTCTGGTTTGTGGTGGTAGGGGCCAATTCTATGGCGGCTTACCTGACACACTGGACAATTCACGGCTGGATGGTCGATAATGTCCGGACGCACGTCGGACCGGTCATTGGGGGCCTTTCGGCGGGTGTACAACATGCCATTATTGGCGGCCTGGCTTTCTGGGCGGCCTGGTATCTGATGGTGTGGCTCTACCGGCGTAAGCTCTTCGTCCGAATCTAA
- a CDS encoding M20/M25/M40 family metallo-hydrolase, giving the protein MKNNLWLAGLAVATSLSGHAQTEKIDQAAMQKIREEGLQRSQVMETAFYLTDVNGPRLQGPGFMKAANWTKDKLTGWGLKNARLEPWGDWGKGWGVERCYLAMTAPYYKSIIAVPRAWSGSTTKLQNAEILFISDSDTTALESYRNKLRNKVILIDQSYKVTPSFRPDADRFTDEALAKMAAESSPARQRSGQDSSYRSLIQSMRTRNAFNQKMRKLAKQEGAVGILNTTQTSKDGTLFVSGDYANAALGSTPDDLADLSISVEDYLMLCRLMKANVPVKLELDVKTKFYTDDIKGYNVLAEIPGTDPKLKEEVVMLGAHLDSWHAATGATDNAAGSAVMMEAVRILNSAGLEPRRTIRIALWSGEEQGLHGSKNYVTNKLVSAGTNKLTREGENLVAYYNVDNGTGKIRGIYLQGNEAAGPIFAEWLKPFHDLGATTVAPRSSGGTDHVSFDRAGLNGFGFIQDRIEYDTRTHHTNMDTYDHLQPDDLKQAATVVAAFVYNTAMRDARLPVKTPAMQSAR; this is encoded by the coding sequence ATGAAAAACAACCTTTGGCTCGCCGGATTGGCCGTGGCCACGTCTTTGTCAGGACACGCACAAACCGAAAAAATTGATCAGGCCGCGATGCAGAAAATCCGGGAAGAAGGATTGCAGCGTTCGCAGGTGATGGAAACGGCCTTTTACCTGACCGACGTCAACGGCCCCCGCTTACAAGGTCCCGGCTTCATGAAAGCCGCCAACTGGACCAAAGACAAGCTGACCGGCTGGGGCCTCAAAAATGCCCGACTCGAACCCTGGGGCGACTGGGGCAAAGGTTGGGGAGTAGAACGCTGCTACCTGGCCATGACCGCTCCCTACTACAAGTCGATTATTGCCGTACCTCGCGCCTGGAGCGGTAGCACAACCAAGCTACAGAATGCCGAAATTCTGTTTATCAGCGATTCAGACACGACTGCCCTGGAGAGTTACCGCAACAAGCTCCGCAATAAGGTTATTCTGATTGACCAATCGTACAAAGTAACGCCGTCGTTCCGGCCCGACGCCGACCGATTCACCGATGAAGCACTGGCCAAAATGGCCGCCGAAAGCAGCCCGGCCCGCCAGCGTTCGGGGCAGGACTCGTCGTACCGCAGCCTCATTCAGAGCATGCGTACCCGCAACGCGTTTAACCAGAAAATGCGCAAACTGGCCAAGCAGGAAGGAGCCGTTGGCATTCTGAACACGACCCAAACCAGCAAAGACGGAACCCTGTTTGTGAGTGGCGACTACGCCAACGCGGCCCTCGGCTCTACCCCCGACGACCTCGCTGACCTCTCTATTTCGGTGGAAGATTACCTGATGCTGTGCCGACTTATGAAAGCCAACGTACCGGTTAAACTTGAACTCGACGTAAAAACAAAGTTTTACACCGACGATATCAAGGGCTATAACGTACTGGCCGAAATCCCCGGCACCGACCCCAAACTGAAAGAAGAAGTTGTCATGTTGGGCGCGCACCTCGACTCCTGGCATGCTGCTACCGGCGCTACCGACAATGCGGCTGGCAGTGCCGTGATGATGGAAGCCGTTCGGATTCTGAATAGCGCCGGGCTGGAACCCCGCCGGACTATTCGGATTGCCCTCTGGAGTGGCGAAGAACAGGGGTTACACGGCTCCAAAAATTACGTTACCAACAAACTGGTCAGCGCTGGAACAAACAAACTCACCCGCGAGGGCGAAAACCTGGTGGCATACTACAATGTGGACAACGGAACGGGCAAAATTCGCGGCATCTATTTACAGGGAAACGAAGCGGCCGGACCTATTTTCGCCGAGTGGCTCAAACCCTTTCATGACCTCGGTGCAACCACCGTTGCCCCCCGCAGCAGTGGCGGAACCGATCACGTCTCGTTCGACCGGGCGGGCCTGAACGGATTCGGCTTTATTCAGGATCGGATTGAGTACGACACGCGCACGCACCACACCAACATGGATACATACGACCACCTCCAGCCCGACGACCTGAAACAGGCCGCCACGGTGGTAGCCGCTTTTGTGTACAATACCGCCATGCGCGACGCCCGTCTGCCCGTCAAGACCCCGGCTATGCAGTCGGCGCGGTAG